A window of the Melospiza melodia melodia isolate bMelMel2 chromosome 25, bMelMel2.pri, whole genome shotgun sequence genome harbors these coding sequences:
- the LOC134429137 gene encoding claw keratin-like, with protein MSCSSLCVPSCGVATPSPLADTCNEPCVRQCPDSTVVIQPPASVVTFPGPILSSFPQQSAVGSAGAPYVGAGSGGAFGSRGGSGGYGGFGGFGGYGGFGGYGSYGGYGSYGGYGSCGRGSRSFGGSCGPC; from the coding sequence ATgtcctgctccagcctgtgcGTCCCCAGCTGCGGGGTGGCCACCCCATCCCCTCTGGCTGACACCTGCAACGAGCCCTGCGTGCGTCAGTGCCCCGACTCCACGGTGGTCATCCAGCCCCCAGCCTCGGTGGTCACCTTCCCtgggcccatcctcagctccttcccgcAGCAGAGCGCCGTGGGCTCGGCCGGAGCTCCCTACGTGGGAGCCGGCTCTGGAGGCGCCTTTGGGAGTCGTGGAGGCTCTGGGGGCTAtgggggctttgggggctttgggggctatggaggttttgggggttaTGGCAGCTATGGGGGCTATGGCAGCTATGGGGGTTATGGCAGCTGTGGCCGTGGTTCCCGCTCCTTCGGGGGCTCCTGCGGGCCCTGCTAA
- the LOC134429316 gene encoding claw keratin-like has product MSCCVPTCGVATPTPLADTSNQACVRQCPDSTVVIQPPASVVTFPGPILSSFSQQSSVGSAGAPFVGGGFGGSSGRRGGSGGSGGFGGLGGYGGFGGFGGSCGGSRSCGPC; this is encoded by the coding sequence atgtcctgctgtgtccccaccTGCGGCGTGGCCACCCCGACCCCTCTGGCTGACACCAGCAACCAGGCCTGCGTGCGCCAGTGCCCCGACTCCACGGTGGTCATCCAGCCCCCGGCCTCGGTGGTCACCTTCCCcgggcccatcctcagctccttctcgcAGCAGAGCTCCGTGGGCTCGGCCGGAGCTCCTTTCGTCGGAGGCGGCTTCGGCGGCTCCTCCGGACGTCGTGGGGGCTCCGGAGGCTCTGGTGGCTTTGGGGGACTCGGAGGTTATGGAGGATTCGGAGGTTTTGGGGGCAGCTGCGGAGGCTCCAGAAGCTGCGGACCCTGCTAA